One segment of Anastrepha obliqua isolate idAnaObli1 chromosome 3, idAnaObli1_1.0, whole genome shotgun sequence DNA contains the following:
- the LOC129241294 gene encoding probable 28S ribosomal protein S6, mitochondrial, whose protein sequence is MPSYELALVLRQMSRPEIVSVLKRTAETILDRDCVIRKLENLGTRMLPYKISEHGVVHREGTYFTISFDAAPAKISDFMEEFGRDIDIVRRRIFKIEEPEEFQCTLHEEMLPPAYRKDVQEMIDIAKRKQKPKFKYNTGLDYYPFQK, encoded by the exons atgcctTCCTATGAATTAGCATTGGTATTGCGACAAATGTCCAGA CCGGAGATTGTGTCCGTATTAAAACGCACTGCCGAAACGATTTTGGATAGAGACTGCGTAATtagaaaactggaaaatttaGGTACGCGGATGCTACCATATAAAATCAGTGAACATGGAGTAGTGCATCGCGAAGGAACCTACTTCACCATATCCTTTGATGCAGCACCAGCGAAGATAAGTGATTTTATGGAGGAGTTCGGCCGTGACATTGATATTGTACGGCGTAGGATCTTTAAAATTGAAGAACCGGAAGAATTCCAATGCACCCTGCATGAAGAAATGCTTCCACCGGCATACCGCAAAGATGTGCAGGAAATGATAGATATAGCAAAACGCAAACAAAAACCTAAGTTTAAGTACAACACAGGTTTAGACTACTATCCTTTCCAAAAATAA
- the LOC129240732 gene encoding uncharacterized protein LOC129240732 produces the protein MCDFLNEFELKRPPQLTLPILVKNAPNVRGLQAAIYQYFRQYRPQEAEFAEASALLGRLMARRKNSFHGMMGFRAVVKCNTATCRLLRIDLPRELELFQGSVPDFALSSSDTLEMPTQNCFDYVLVRILNVQGVYLRIRECCLQAAEYFAKMIRNNFFMDTSTLLLAVLAKLYNLSALLGNKCIELYNKLQPMRRKFPVTAKSVCHGLSLPEQLERFSENQPLEIHKAENIFLNVETPSLTTPKPLTPVRTFKPIKRQKILDVGVEVSRGTASSPQCAFNADLELVTVETTKRFIASENATRKESLKQSITKDILPHEWIGATRLFERKLLANEHKKALSIFRKFIVSKIT, from the exons ATGTGCGATTTCTTGAACGAATTTGAGCTGAAAAGGCCCCCACAGCTCACACTGccaattttggttaaaaatgcTCCTAATG TGCGAGGCTTACAGGCTGCCATATATCAATATTTCCGGCAGTACCGGCCACAGGAGGCTGAATTCGCCGAAGCATCTGCTCTATTGGGAAGATTAATGGCACGCCGAAAAAACTCCTTTCATGGTATGATGGGATTTCGAGCTGTCGTCAAATGTAATACAGCGACGTGCAGATTACTGCGCATTGATCTTCCGCGTGAACTTGAATTATTTCAAGGCTCTGTACCTGATTTCGCACTCAGCTCCTCAGATACATTGGAAATGCCAACACAAAACTGCTTTGACTATGTATTAGTACGTATACTAAATGTACAAGGAGTTTATTTACGGATACGAGAGTGCTGTTTACAAGCAGCAGAGTATTTTGCGAAAATGATACGCAACAACTTCTTTATGGATACCTCCACATTGCTCTTGGCAGTACTAGCTAAGCTTTACAACCTAAGCGCATTATTAGGTAATAAATGTATTGAGctttataataaattacaaCCGATGCGAAGGAAATTTCCTGTGACAGCAAAAAGTGTGTGCCATGGGTTAAGCCTGCCGGAGCAACTAGAACGTTTCTCAGAGAATCAGCCTTTAGAAATACATAAGgctgaaaacatatttttaaacgtTGAAACTCCTTCGCTGACAACACCAAAACCTCTTACACCAGTACGCACTTTTAAACCGATAAAAAGACAAAAGATCCTAGATGTAGGTGTAGAAGTAAGCAGAGGGACTGCATCATCGCCTCAATGCGCTTTCAATGCAGACCTTGAGTTAGTTACAGTAGAAACCACTAAACGTTTCATTGCATCTGAAAATGCGACGCGGAAAGAGTCCTTAAAACAGAGCATAACTAAAGATATATTGCCTCACGAATGGATAGGTGCAACGCGTCTATTCGAGCGTAAATTATTAGCTAATGAGCACAAGAAAGCTTTGAGTATTTTCCGAAAATTTATTGTAagcaaaattacttaa
- the LOC129241293 gene encoding integrator complex subunit 7: MASLSGVRVNLFNENFLNESEQDANSVLTELDKGLRSAKLGVQCEAIVRFPRLFEKYPFPILINSSFLKLAEFFWNGSNLLRFWVLRVCQQSENHLDKILNIDAFVKRIFMVIHSNDPVARSLTLRTLGAVSRVIPEKQQVHHAIRRALDSHDTVEVEAAIYASGQFAAQSRSFAISMCAKISDMIESLQIPVPMKLQLIPVLRHMHHDSNTSSLVKDLCLNLLPKYPAESFVVAILDSLTQLSARTLTGVPDQVKLLLDFLQDKRKPVRAQVLKSLTQLADPQCVHAWPKKVMNELIAKAQACEDSREQYLYLNILLKLCDCPLTCHVLLNEQQESVTELCLTCICLDNYATASQAMSILAALMAYSGGDKQITSDIMEIVNLHMEGLIFCMVGEKENERELKKILCCGIKIASVNLEFGTEFVNMLADLITEEVEYPPRNAEMMCDALGALGSHFQLRKFADMGLTEGESMDLDDIQPTTSAQAALSAQAKVGTAEVETQAEEPSDAPTDNPVLNRLLFILHKLNAIVDAGANTDQLHTVEILASVALQSMLGCFIPKEVIECFERCCSKINCWNQYRIARSASRYGQHYLAAYIFSKISQFTVVDKLHFFLMGLAQMGRAECILNYGVEYEFMRDNYEQCAPTTTTNNTPEDQTTTGTTISTLKQMLLMQRLESAINLYWQALASLRASSSPANPLTFQLEYLKLRAQFLQTLYMAVTVKNAQIIVPPPAIAGSLAQNSRDYLQKFGHVTNQLRKLVKSLKSCEESYSRLYKSAFDADPVTLEFLEIAEYQCALFAHIVETICYATPSDPPAFLTTGQCPETRYFAACCHRMEKMQRNLPQEPSNAKTISNRHLEIILSEIELITKTPICLPRYFFQVLQSTQIKLSVSPQPRSPGEPVLVQSGSNLVIKVEGVIQHYGKRRSMYRSVDAVQLTLTSQLVTPRPASETSKASTPDTVTLTQTVKPQRDFLTGSFLLPISSGGQWQVTLETYVIDENGITWCTGPKNSMLVRLLEDPAKATAPTPSTSAQAGQTRRF; the protein is encoded by the exons ATGGCGTCGTTGTCAGGCGTCCGCGTGAATCTTTTCAATGAGAATTTCCTCAATGAGTCTGAACAGGACGCTAACTCCGTGCTGACCGAACTTGACAAAGGCTTGCGTTCGGCGAAGTTGGGCGTACAGTGTGAGGCCATTGTGCGCTTTCCTCGGCTCTTCGAAAAATATCCATTCCCAATATTAATAAACTCCTCATTCCTAAAGTTGGCAGAATTCTTTTGGAATGGTTCGAATTTATTACGCTTCTGGGTACTGCGCGTTTGTCAACAAAGCGAAAATCATCTGGATAAAATACTGAATATCGATGCATTTGTTAAACGCATATTTATGGTAATACACTCCAATGACCCTGTGGCGCGTTCATTAACTTTGCGTACTTTGGGTGCAGTGTCTCGGGTTATTCCAGAGAAGCAGCAGGTACACCATGCAATACGTAGAGCACTCGATAGTCATGATACAGTAGAGGTGGAAGCTGCAATTTATGCAAGCGGTCAGTTTGCTGCACAATCACGCTCGTTTGCGATTAGTATGTGCGCAAAAATATCTGATATGATCGAATCATTACAAATACCAGTACCAATGAAACTACAACTTATACCTGTGTTAAGGCACATGCATCACGACTCGAACACGTCTTCATTGGTAAAAGATCTCTGCTTGAATTTGTTGCCAAAATACCCGGCTGAAAGCTTCGTAGTTGCTATACTAGATTCTCTAACGCAACTTTCGGCACGTACATTAACTGGAGTTCCGGACCAAGTAAAACTGTTGCTGGACTTTCTACAAGACAAGCGTAAACCTGTTCGGGCGCAAGTGTTGAAGTCACTTACCCAACTCGCTGACCCACAGTGTGTACATGCCTGGCCAAAAAAGGTTATGAACGAACTTATAGCGAAGGCGCAAGCTTGTGAGGATTCACGGGAACAATACCTCTATCTGAATATTCTGCTTAAACTCTGTGATTGTCCTCTGACATGTCATGTGTTGTTAAATGAGCAACAAGAATCTGTGACAGAGTTGTGCCTTACGTGTATTTGCTTAGACAACTATGCTACGGCAAGTCAAGCGATGTCAATCTTAGCAGCACTTATGGCTTATTCTGGTGGCGATAAACAAATTACATCCGATATTATGGAAATCGTAAACTTACATATGGAAGGTTTGATTTTCTGTATGGTGGGTGAAAAGGAAAATGAACGCgagcttaaaaaaatactttgttgTGGTATCAAAATAGCTAGCGTTAACCTTGAATTTGGCAcagaatttgtaaatatgttagCTGATTTGATTACCGAAGAAGTGGAATATCCACCTCGTAATGCAGAGATGATGTGCGATGCATTAGGAGCTCTCGGCTCACATTTCCAATTGCGGAAATTCGCTGACATGGGTTTGACAGAGGGAGAATCGATGGACCTTGATGACATCCAGCCTACAACTTCAGCACAAGCTGCTTTATCGGCGCAAGCAAAAGTCGGGACGGCAGAAGTGGAGACACAGGCTGAGGAGCCATCAGACGCGCCAACG GATAACCCAGTCTTGAATCGGTTGCtttttatattacataaattaaaCGCGATTGTGGACGCTGGAGCAAATACAGATCAATTACATACAGTCGAAATTCTAGCTTCAGTAGCTCTGCAGTCTATGCTCGGCTGTTTCATACCTAAGGAAGTGATAGAATGTTTTGAGCGTTGCTGCAGCAAAATTAATTGTTGGAATCAATATCGCATAGCAAGATCTGCAAGCCGTTATGGCCAACATTACCTCGCCGcatatatattttccaaaatatcacAGTTCACTGTGGTAGACAAACTACATTTCTTTTTGATGGGCCTCGCACAAATGGGAAGAGCTGAATGTATACTAAACTATGGAGTGGAGTACGAATTTATGCGCGATAACTACGAGCAATGTGCACCCACAACGACAACGAATAATACACCAGAGGATCAAACGACAACTGGAACAACAATTTCTACGCTGAAACAAATGCTACTAATGCAACGCTTAGAATCTGCAATTAATTTGTATTGGCAGGCCCTTGCAAGTCTACGTGCCAGCTCGTCTCCTGCTAATCCTCTTACTTTTCAATTGGAATATCTGAAGCTGCGCGCTCAATTCTTACAGACCCTTTACATGGCCGTTACAGTGAAGAATGCTCAGATTATTGTACCGCCTCCAGCGATTGCGGGAAGCTTAGCGCAGAATTCACGAGACTACTTGCAAAAATTCGGTCATGTCACTAATCAGTTGCGTAAATTAGTAAAATCTTTGAAGAGTTGCGAAGAATCCTACTCACGCCTCTACAAATCTGCTTTCGATGCAGATCCTGTAACGTTGGAATTTCTGGAAATAGCTGAGTACCAATGTGCTTTATTCGCACACATTGTTGAAACAATCTGTTATGCAACGCCTTCAGATCCACCTGCGTTCTTAACAACCGGCCAATGTCCTGAGACGCGCTACTTTGCGGCTTGTTGCCATCGCATGGAAAAAATGCAACGCAATTTACCACAAGAGCCATCTAATGCAAAAACAATAAGTAATCGCCacttagaaattattttgtctgaaattgaATTGATCACGAAGACTCCAATCTGCTTACCGCGTTATTTCTTCCAAGTCTTACAATCAACGCAAATTAAACTTTCTGTTAGTCCACAGCCCCGCAGTCCTGGCGAGCCTGTGCTTGTTCAATCCGGTAGCAATTTGGTAATTAAAGTAGAAGGCGTCATTCAGCATTATGGCAAAAGACGCTCAATGTATCGGAGTGTGGATGCAGTCCAATTGACATTAACATCACAACTTGTTACGCCTCGCCCTGCTAGCGAGACATCTAAAGCCTCAACGCCTGATACAGTAACGCTTACACAAACGGTTAAACCACAGCGAGACTTTTTGACAGGTAGCTTTCTCTTGCCCATTTCAAGTGGAGGGCAATGGCAGGTTACTTTAGAGACATACGTCATCGATGAGAATGGCATAACATGGTGCACTGGGCCGAAAAATTCAATGTTGGTGCGATTATTAGAAGATCCGGCGAAGGCAACAGCACCAACACCATCGACTTCAGCGCAGGCAGGCCAAACACGAAGATTTTAA
- the LOC129240731 gene encoding nibrin, with the protein MWLLTNTITGNVLIVISEKSKYTVGRVGADLVITDDSSISRTHAFIHFTTTQIKDAESSDPIKIKELLELEDAGSKYGTFHNDGIAKGVVIPKQKRLTLAEGDRIRFGVLKNIWTVSNITPFISISVLPKELAMQLKQCVQVLGGCILADWDDTCTHLTLAEIYLCSKLLHAILDSKPIVTCDYWYNVVQAARRGRRSLPKVESYMPPNAENFDLKYREERKLLFNNLTFVFLHAHHFKKYAPIVEKAGGRSKHLNVGIQKSFLVRNDVVVVQYVPSTESQSSQTINTIEDFLKLHSRRTVPEFEIGLALIQCSTKRYCNPSFNANENFDLASKSIESNAPQCSVQDFPNISNPLDMDETEVFIPETDRKSSCSTDLTSKSPAGSTGTCLEQTGSVDIESQTFEPEENGSNNVPMSSLQVTESVQDANKRKRTRGTKVSGDEVVNSQLGSEDDELFNFAAKKVHLEEKRDSPIERETRLRTKSTHTSTSSTVSANRTPKSCDNQLPVAIHKGMSRKAVINMSGFLEKSQVPNLDVHNAGQAEKNAAIGPETSKQGAKRARIADIDNSDDDDLFCFGGKSNSNDDKNNAKRVRTLNDGGCDSDEDLFNFGGVVDEQNYSKDVVDADIRNQPPVIKNKPNQIIMPKPKQLPAKISVADWLDCSLSALSIKAEQFKDEVDIQKKEMNDPGVAGDSKDVIEPIEGGCVVKLLDPKSLLHKRDLNSKSFANNENDKNNCNKSIKNFKKFTKKFHSQNLRVIRTVSSTVCGSLV; encoded by the exons ATGTGGCTTCTTACGAACACAATAACTG GAAATGTCCTCATTGTGATTAGCGAAAAGTCGAAGTATACCGTAGGACGCGTTGGAGCAGATTTGGTAATTACAGACGATTCTTCAATTAGTCGGACTCATGCGTTTATACATTTTACAACAACGCAAATAAAAGATGCTGAAAGTAGTgatccaattaaaataaaagaattacttGAGCTTGAAGATGCGGGCTCTAAATATGGTACTTTCCATAACGATGGCATTGCTAAAGGTGTGGTGATACCTAAACAAAAACGTTTAACTTTAGCTGAAGGTGATCGCATACGTTTCGGAGTTTTAAAGAACATTTGGACTGTATCAAATATTACACCGTTTATTTCGATATCAGTTTTACCTAAAGAGCTCGCCATGCAGTTGAAGCAATGCGTTCAGGTGCTCGGAGGTTGTATTTTGGCCGACTGGGACGATACATGCACACATCTAACTTTGGCAGAAATTTACTTGTGCTCAAAACTTTTACATGCAATATTGGATTCGAAACCTATTGTGACCTGCGACTACTGGTATAATGTAGTCCAGGCGGCGCGCCGTGGACGGCGATCATTGCCTAAAGTCGAATCTTACATGCCACCGAATGCTGAGAATTTCGATTTAAAATATCGTGAAGAGAGAAAGCTTCTGTTTAACAACTTAACATTTGTGTTTCTACATGCCCATCATTTTAAGAAATATGCTCCTATAGTGGAGAAGGCTGGTGGAAGAAGTAAGCATTTAAATGTAGGTATACAAAAGTCATTCTTAGTTCGAAATGATGTGGTGGTTGTTCAGTATGTACCGTCTACAGAATCACAAAGTTCGCAAACCATTAACACAATTGAAG ACTTCCTTAAACTTCATTCGCGACGAACTGTACCTGAATTCGAGATTGGCTTGGCGTTGATACAGTGTTCCACGAAAAGGTATTGTAATCCCAGCTTTAACGCGAACGAAAACTTCGATCTCGCTTCCAAATCAATAGAATCTAATGCACCGCAGTGCTCTGTTCAAGATTTTCCCAATATTTCGAATCCATTAGATATGGACGAAACGGAAGTTTTTATACCAGAAACTGATCGCAAAAGCTCGTGCAGCACAGATTTAACAAGCAAATCACCCGCTGGGTCAACAGGGACCTGCCTGGAACAAACTGGATCAGTAGATATAGAATCACAAACTTTTGAGCCAGAAGAAAATGGTTCGAATAATGTGCCAATGTCTTCACTCCAAGTCACCGAAAGTGTACAAGACGCCAATAAACGTAAGAGAACAAGAGGAACTAAAGTAAGCGGAGACGAAGTTGTTAATTCTCAATTGGGCAGCGAAGATGATGAGCTGTTTAATTTTGCGGCTAAGAAAGTGCACCTGGAAGAGAAGAGAGATTCACCGATTGAGCGTGAAACTAGACTGCGTACAAAATCAACTCACACATCGACATCTTCTACGGTCAGTGCAAATCGAACGCCTAAATCTTGCGATAACCAATTGCCCGTTGCAATTCACAAGGGAATGTCTAGGAAAGCCGTGATTAATATGTCGGGTTTTCTAGAGAAATCGCAAGTACCCAACTTAGATGTGCACAATGCAGGCCAAGCCGAGAAAAATGCTGCAATTGGCCCTGAGACTTCCAAGCAAGGAGCAAAACGCGCACGTATTGCTGACATAGATAacagtgatgatgatgatttgttttgtttcggCGGTAAAAGTAACTCAAATGATGATAAAAATAATGCTAAGAGAGTACGAACTTTGAATGATGGCGGTTGTGACTCAGATGAAGACCTCTTCAACTTTGGCGGTGTTGTTGATGAGCAAAATTATTCTAAAGATGTTGTTGATGCTGATATACGGAACCAACCAcccgtaataaaaaataaacctaACCAAATAATTATGCCAAAGCCAAAACAGTTGCCGGCAAAAATTAGTGTTGCAGATTGGCTCGACTGCTCACTAAGTGCTTTATCTATTAAAGCAGAGCAATTTAAAGATGAAGTggacatacaaaaaaaagaaatgaatgatcCAGGGGTGGCAGGTGATAGCAAAGATGTAATTGAACCCATTGAAGGTGGATGCGTCGTAAAACTGTTGGACCCAAAATCTTTATTACATAAAAGAGACTTAAACAGCAAAAGTTTTGCAAATAATGAGAACGACAAAAATAATTGTAACAAgagcattaaaaactttaaaaagtttacaaag aaatttcATTCGCAAAATCTTAGGGTAATTCGTACTGTGTCATCCACCGTGTGCGGCTCATTAGTATAA
- the LOC129240733 gene encoding adrenodoxin-like protein 2, mitochondrial yields the protein MAFVQILVRCSARVAFLNNSIGLVKTLNKFGYCHRTSNLNMITNQQLIRTFSVGTQLQQDVNITFLRANGQEIHTKGKVGDTLLDVVVNNHIDLDGFGACEGTLTCSTCHLIFKPEDFEKLPDKAGDEELDMLDLAYELTDTSRLGCQITLTKSMDGLVVKVPATINDARSA from the exons ATGGCATTCGTCCAAATTTTAGTCAGGTGCTCTGCGAGAGTTGCGTTCCTTAACAATTCAATCGGGTTAGTGAAAACCCTTAACAAATTTGGGTACTGTCATCGGACATCCAATCTTAATATGATTACAAATCAACAGCTCATACGTACATTTTCTGTTGGCACACAGCTCCAGCAAGA TGTGAACATTACGTTTTTACGTGCCAATGGCCAAGAAATACATACAAAGGGCAAAGTGGGCGATACATTACTGGATGTGGTGGTAAATAATCATATTGATTTGGATGGCTTTGGAGCATGTGAGGGTACTTTGACTTGCTCCACAtgccatttaattttcaaaccaGAGGATTTCGAGAAACTGCCAGACAAGGCCGGCGATGAGGAACTGGATATGTTAGATCTAGCTTATGAACTTACGGATACGTCACGTCTAGGTTGCCAAATAACTCTTACAAAGAGCATGGACGGTCTGGTTGTGAAAGTGCCTGCAACAATTAATGATGCCCGTAGTGCGTAA